In Kordia antarctica, the following proteins share a genomic window:
- a CDS encoding glycoside hydrolase family 113 codes for MKFRLLCIFFGLLQFSCTSQTKKINGVSFVAAPNEIDQTHVNPVVKVNANYAAIMPFGFMKQLTAPEVIHNTDRQWFGETRKGAKQYAELLQKNNIKIMIKPQIWVWNGEFTGFIAMESEETWKQFETSYESFILEYAHLAAEINAEMYCIGTELHKFVAARPAFWKELITKVKKVYKGKLTYAENWDSFDKVPFWSELDFIGVDAYFPLSEEKTPTLETLQIGWQLHKNKMIALSKKLDRKVLFTEYGYRSMEYTAKEPWDSSRKGKVLNLKAQEIALQAMYNEFWKEDWFAGGFIWKWFHHYEKSGGLENHQFTPQNKPAENVVRENYKLHQ; via the coding sequence ATGAAATTTAGACTTTTATGTATATTTTTTGGCTTGTTGCAATTTTCATGCACAAGTCAGACTAAAAAAATAAATGGCGTCAGTTTTGTAGCGGCTCCAAACGAGATTGATCAAACACATGTGAATCCTGTTGTAAAAGTCAACGCAAATTACGCCGCGATTATGCCTTTCGGATTTATGAAGCAATTAACGGCTCCAGAAGTTATTCATAATACGGACAGACAATGGTTTGGCGAAACGAGAAAAGGAGCGAAGCAATATGCGGAGTTGTTGCAGAAGAACAACATTAAAATCATGATAAAACCGCAAATTTGGGTTTGGAATGGTGAATTTACGGGTTTCATTGCTATGGAATCCGAAGAAACTTGGAAACAGTTTGAAACTTCGTATGAAAGTTTCATCTTAGAATATGCACATTTGGCTGCCGAAATCAATGCAGAAATGTATTGTATCGGAACTGAATTGCACAAGTTTGTAGCTGCACGACCAGCATTCTGGAAGGAACTCATCACGAAGGTGAAAAAAGTATATAAAGGAAAATTAACGTATGCCGAAAACTGGGATTCGTTTGACAAAGTTCCGTTTTGGAGCGAATTAGATTTTATCGGAGTTGATGCGTACTTTCCGTTAAGCGAAGAAAAAACACCAACATTAGAAACATTACAAATAGGTTGGCAATTGCACAAAAATAAAATGATCGCTTTATCAAAAAAGCTAGACAGAAAAGTGCTGTTTACAGAATATGGCTATCGAAGTATGGAATATACCGCAAAAGAACCTTGGGATTCCAGCAGAAAAGGAAAAGTGCTAAATTTAAAAGCACAAGAAATCGCCTTGCAAGCAATGTATAATGAGTTTTGGAAAGAAGATTGGTTTGCTGGCGGATTCATCTGGAAATGGTTTCATCACTATGAAAAATCGGGTGGATTGGAAAATCATCAATTCACACCACAAAACAAACCTGCGGAAAACGTAGTTCGAGAAAACTATAAATTACATCAATAA
- a CDS encoding NAD(P)/FAD-dependent oxidoreductase, with product MEHIVIIGNGISGVTAARHIRKLSDKRITIVSAETDYFFSRTALMYVYMGHMKFEHTQPYENWFWEKNRIELKKGFVKQVKDASKELVFASGETMKYDKLIIATGSKPNKFGWAGQDLDGVMGMYHKQDLENLEKYAPNKEVCKRAVIVGGGLIGIELAEMLQSRDIPVTFLVREDSFWSGVLPAEESEMINRHIKEHHIDLRLGVNLQEIKSDESGKVKSIIIKETGEEIPCTVVGLTAGVTPNIDFLKDSNIELGRGVKVNRRLETNVKDIYAIGDCAEQHEAIDQRRPIEAVWYTGRMMGETLAQTLCGNPRDYNPGHWFNSAKFLDIEYQTYGWVWAQPKENEARFYWEHKGGKKCIHINYDKNTNEFIGINTFGIRMRHISFDKWLNEKRSVEYVLEHLANANFDPEFYKLHEKEIVAKFNQENNTNIQLKKKSWKRIFSH from the coding sequence ATGGAACATATTGTAATTATAGGTAATGGAATTTCTGGCGTTACGGCAGCCAGACATATTCGAAAACTTTCCGATAAAAGAATTACTATCGTATCTGCTGAAACGGATTATTTTTTCTCGCGCACAGCGTTAATGTACGTGTACATGGGACATATGAAGTTTGAACATACGCAACCTTATGAAAATTGGTTTTGGGAAAAGAATCGCATCGAACTGAAAAAAGGCTTTGTAAAACAAGTAAAAGATGCTTCTAAAGAACTCGTTTTTGCAAGTGGAGAAACCATGAAATATGACAAACTTATTATCGCGACAGGATCTAAACCGAACAAATTTGGTTGGGCTGGACAAGATTTGGATGGCGTTATGGGAATGTATCACAAACAAGATTTAGAGAATTTAGAGAAATATGCGCCAAATAAAGAAGTTTGTAAACGTGCTGTAATTGTTGGCGGCGGATTGATTGGAATTGAACTCGCAGAAATGCTTCAAAGTAGAGATATTCCAGTCACTTTTTTAGTTCGAGAAGATAGTTTTTGGAGTGGCGTTTTGCCTGCGGAAGAATCGGAAATGATTAACCGACATATTAAGGAACATCATATTGATTTACGCTTAGGCGTTAATTTACAAGAAATAAAATCTGACGAAAGTGGAAAAGTGAAATCCATTATTATCAAAGAAACTGGCGAAGAAATTCCGTGTACAGTTGTCGGATTAACGGCTGGAGTTACTCCAAATATAGATTTCCTAAAAGATTCAAATATTGAACTCGGTCGTGGCGTAAAAGTGAATCGTCGCCTGGAAACGAACGTGAAAGATATTTACGCAATTGGCGATTGTGCCGAACAACATGAAGCAATTGACCAACGCAGACCAATTGAAGCGGTTTGGTATACAGGTAGAATGATGGGCGAAACCTTAGCGCAAACATTGTGTGGAAACCCTAGAGATTATAATCCTGGACATTGGTTCAATTCTGCGAAGTTTCTAGATATTGAATATCAAACGTACGGTTGGGTTTGGGCGCAACCAAAGGAAAATGAAGCGCGTTTTTATTGGGAACATAAAGGCGGAAAAAAATGTATTCATATCAATTATGATAAAAATACCAACGAATTTATAGGAATTAATACGTTCGGAATTCGCATGCGTCACATCAGTTTTGACAAGTGGTTGAATGAAAAACGTTCCGTTGAATACGTTTTGGAACATTTAGCAAATGCTAATTTTGATCCTGAATTTTACAAATTGCACGAAAAAGAAATTGTGGCAAAATTCAATCAAGAAAATAACACCAACATTCAACTCAAAAAGAAAAGCTGGAAACGTATTTTTAGTCACTAA
- a CDS encoding 4Fe-4S binding protein encodes MKFIRIAGLYIFIGSVLLFIATLFMGNYTLSQTSIEKTFDGKDAKVTETFIAVAKENGVLDKTYNDQFSFINDVKGLFDKHNEKITQAVAEEKGITSTQTKKIINDATQGGSVSYTKDVLEKNLAEAEVTSLDKATNWMYSPKKTYDSAEAFQKDLKTKISEINKNKAKDFLLYDNKYARFNITERAATGIIADNKALFLFLTFGLGIIGSLMFIISRLFLKPIPGIKNNGIYLNNATNRGWVGIVVFGFLVSFYVLLYFHPYIISNWTNILDPVKSIFIENGSASQWFLYGILYTVSMTVMGIRMFIKYRHNQYQVVRTASVLFFQIIFAFLLVEILPLFDLPGVDLKNAWPLDYNFLTDWNVKNYLDSGHLGKFMFFWGFILSIVVVPLLVYIYGKRWYCSWVCGCGGLAETLGDPYRQLSDKRLIAWKIERWLLYPILIFAIVMTVVVGYNTYNIVVTPELANDHTFLGINAYAINEWYGFFIGSIFAGVIGTGFYPLLGNRTWCRFGCPLAAYMGLIQRFKSKFRITTNGGQCISCGNCSTYCEQGIDVRAYAQKGQNIVRASCVGCGVCSAVCPRGVLKLENGNDDGATRHEVPEVILGNDMDLFEMLEESKK; translated from the coding sequence ATGAAATTCATTCGAATTGCAGGACTCTATATATTCATCGGATCGGTGTTGTTGTTTATCGCAACCTTATTCATGGGAAATTACACGTTATCACAAACTTCTATTGAAAAAACGTTTGACGGAAAAGATGCTAAAGTAACCGAAACGTTTATCGCTGTTGCGAAAGAAAACGGCGTGTTGGACAAAACATATAACGATCAATTTTCGTTTATAAATGATGTAAAAGGATTATTTGACAAACACAACGAAAAAATTACGCAAGCTGTTGCTGAAGAAAAAGGAATTACGTCTACTCAAACAAAGAAAATTATTAATGATGCCACTCAAGGTGGAAGTGTCTCGTATACAAAAGATGTTTTAGAGAAAAATTTAGCAGAAGCAGAAGTTACATCTCTTGACAAAGCTACAAATTGGATGTACAGTCCGAAGAAAACGTACGATTCTGCGGAAGCATTTCAAAAGGATTTAAAAACTAAGATTTCAGAAATTAATAAAAATAAAGCTAAAGATTTTTTATTGTACGATAATAAATATGCACGATTCAACATTACAGAACGTGCCGCAACAGGAATCATTGCAGACAACAAAGCACTCTTTTTATTCCTAACTTTTGGTTTGGGAATTATTGGTTCGTTAATGTTTATCATTTCAAGATTATTCTTAAAGCCAATTCCTGGAATTAAAAACAACGGAATTTACTTAAACAATGCTACAAATCGTGGTTGGGTTGGAATTGTAGTTTTCGGATTCTTAGTATCGTTTTACGTATTATTATATTTTCATCCATACATTATTTCAAATTGGACAAATATTCTCGATCCCGTAAAAAGTATTTTCATTGAAAACGGCTCGGCTTCGCAATGGTTTTTATATGGAATTTTATACACGGTTTCTATGACTGTGATGGGAATTCGGATGTTTATCAAATATCGACACAATCAATATCAAGTTGTGCGAACGGCGAGTGTATTATTTTTCCAAATTATATTTGCGTTTCTTTTAGTAGAGATTTTACCATTATTCGATTTACCAGGTGTCGATTTAAAAAACGCTTGGCCATTAGATTATAATTTCTTGACAGATTGGAATGTGAAAAACTACTTAGATTCAGGTCATTTAGGAAAGTTCATGTTCTTTTGGGGCTTTATTCTTTCTATCGTTGTCGTACCATTGTTAGTTTATATTTACGGAAAACGTTGGTATTGCTCGTGGGTTTGTGGTTGTGGTGGATTAGCGGAAACGCTTGGAGATCCGTATCGTCAATTATCTGACAAGCGTTTGATTGCTTGGAAAATAGAACGTTGGTTGTTGTATCCAATTTTAATTTTTGCCATTGTCATGACTGTTGTTGTCGGTTACAATACTTATAATATTGTTGTAACTCCAGAACTTGCAAACGATCATACTTTTTTAGGAATCAACGCGTATGCAATTAATGAATGGTATGGTTTCTTTATCGGATCTATCTTTGCTGGCGTAATCGGAACCGGATTTTACCCACTTCTAGGAAATAGAACTTGGTGTCGTTTTGGTTGTCCGTTAGCCGCTTACATGGGACTTATTCAACGTTTTAAATCTAAGTTTAGAATTACCACAAATGGCGGACAATGTATTTCATGTGGAAATTGTTCTACGTATTGCGAACAAGGAATTGACGTTCGCGCATATGCACAGAAAGGACAAAATATTGTGCGTGCTTCTTGTGTTGGTTGCGGCGTTTGTAGCGCAGTTTGCCCAAGAGGAGTTTTAAAATTAGAAAACGGAAATGATGATGGCGCAACGCGTCACGAAGTTCCTGAAGTAATTTTAGGAAACGATATGGATTTGTTTGAAATGCTTGAAGAGAGTAAGAAGTAA
- a CDS encoding glycosyltransferase family 2 protein, translated as MIIKVIIPAYNEADSIANVIQEIPKNVSEIIVVSNNSTDNTEINAKAAGATVLKESQRGYGYACLKGMEYIFNQNEKPDILVFLDGDYSDYPEELTKIVAPIIEDNIDFVIGARVKSLRENGSMTPQQVFGNWLATFLMKLFFGAKFTDLGPFRAIKYDKLLNLNMEDKTYGWTVEMQLKALKQKLSYVEVPVKYKKRIGVSKVSGTVKGSIFAGVKILGWIFKYSFK; from the coding sequence ATGATCATTAAAGTCATCATTCCTGCATATAATGAAGCGGATTCTATTGCAAATGTTATTCAGGAAATCCCCAAAAATGTTAGTGAAATTATTGTGGTAAGCAATAATTCAACCGACAACACAGAAATTAACGCAAAAGCGGCTGGCGCAACCGTTTTGAAAGAATCACAAAGAGGTTATGGATATGCTTGTTTAAAAGGAATGGAATACATTTTTAATCAAAATGAAAAGCCCGATATTTTAGTGTTTTTGGATGGCGATTATTCAGATTATCCAGAAGAATTGACAAAAATAGTCGCGCCAATTATTGAAGATAATATTGATTTTGTCATTGGTGCACGCGTGAAATCGTTGCGAGAAAATGGTTCTATGACGCCGCAACAAGTATTTGGAAATTGGCTCGCAACGTTTTTAATGAAGTTGTTTTTTGGTGCAAAATTTACCGATTTAGGACCTTTTAGAGCCATTAAATATGACAAGCTTCTGAACTTAAACATGGAAGATAAAACCTATGGTTGGACCGTGGAAATGCAGCTCAAAGCATTGAAACAGAAACTCTCGTATGTAGAAGTTCCTGTGAAATATAAAAAGAGAATTGGCGTCTCAAAAGTTTCTGGAACCGTAAAAGGTTCTATATTTGCTGGCGTGAAAATTTTAGGTTGGATTTTTAAATATAGTTTTAAGTAG